A part of Tessaracoccus timonensis genomic DNA contains:
- a CDS encoding RNase H family protein produces MATDELVAAADGSSLSNPGPAGWAWYIDDSCWAAGGWERGTNNMGELMAVLQLLQSTANEPRPLKVLCDSQYVINSITKWMAGWKRKGWKKADGKPVQNVELMKAIDEAMRGRSVAFEWVKGHAGHPLNEAADARARAAAEAFQSGRRPDVGPGFDGAPVCTAESALEIGQREEEPDLLTVAAETAPVSPTPGTASSRVKGELLALTKKLLSDEVRTDEAKLRKLLHPDVISHSVDGQVIDASYGAWKPLDDKGFEVLGIDQYADGVVGMRWQQRTKLRFNLWQRTGDGWKLRFAQVTKR; encoded by the coding sequence ATGGCCACTGACGAGCTGGTAGCTGCCGCCGACGGGTCATCGCTCAGCAACCCCGGGCCGGCGGGCTGGGCGTGGTACATCGACGATAGCTGCTGGGCGGCCGGCGGCTGGGAGCGCGGCACGAACAACATGGGCGAGCTCATGGCGGTGCTGCAACTGCTGCAGTCCACCGCGAACGAGCCGCGCCCGCTCAAGGTGCTGTGCGACTCGCAGTACGTCATCAACTCCATCACGAAATGGATGGCCGGCTGGAAGCGCAAAGGATGGAAGAAGGCCGACGGCAAACCCGTCCAGAACGTTGAGCTCATGAAGGCCATCGACGAGGCCATGCGCGGCCGCAGTGTGGCGTTCGAGTGGGTGAAGGGGCACGCGGGGCACCCCCTCAACGAAGCCGCCGACGCGCGTGCCCGCGCTGCCGCCGAAGCCTTCCAATCCGGGCGTCGCCCCGACGTCGGGCCAGGGTTCGACGGCGCCCCCGTCTGCACAGCGGAGTCGGCCTTAGAGATAGGACAGCGGGAGGAAGAACCCGATCTGCTCACCGTCGCGGCCGAAACGGCGCCCGTGAGCCCCACGCCTGGCACAGCATCGTCCAGAGTCAAGGGCGAGCTGTTGGCGCTCACCAAGAAGCTGCTCTCCGACGAAGTGCGCACCGACGAGGCCAAACTGCGCAAGCTGCTGCACCCCGACGTGATCTCGCACTCGGTCGACGGGCAGGTCATCGACGCGTCGTATGGCGCCTGGAAACCGCTCGATGACAAGGGCTTCGAGGTGCTCGGCATCGATCAGTACGCCGACGGGGTGGTGGGGATGCGCTGGCAGCAGCGCACCAAGCTGCGATTCAACCTCTGGCAGCGCACGGGCGACGGCTGGAAGCTGCGGTTCGCGCAGGTCACGAAGCGCTGA
- a CDS encoding putative T7SS-secreted protein has translation MQWGDGLRAQPSELSAQAADLRSTSRTLGEVSDGLRSLDVGQWQGRAAEAEHKRRERQCEAIDRQIKQLDPIAEALETAASSLSDIQDAQRRTVDKAHRWQFEIGDWGWITDVAGFNIDPRRPFVRAGLAASVVSLTFRLNTTDGKLAAKLLWQDGLGDLRELGAGIRDGVEDAIDWTGDRIEDGLSWASDQWDEHVQPRIDAAGAAWDRLKDGIDNPPQWFTDWVEDGKPPYISQVGGEAITVAARGIGIIANAITGEDQHIADDGLPWTGDTRVAGKGEIAGINDLMDITMDAYNRGDADRNSVTVTAVVGADGQVRYIASIPGTAEKMFTKAGWGGAPSGLDWSANFAHIGEGPTAATQGAADAVQQAIQQDIEYRRQRGLPVPEGKPELLLTGHSQGGIIAGQMITSSHYLDGYDVKGIVSAGSPTETLNMDRSVPVTNFQTQYDPIPRADLDGRRVNGSVDPTSNVTNITMPHSGQNGPGDYLPTYTHQQTTYQQDIATLSSGQGSPENVAAVRQLDEQYRHFLHGDTTTYKTQFGREYR, from the coding sequence ATGCAGTGGGGTGACGGACTCCGGGCGCAACCCAGCGAGCTGTCGGCGCAAGCTGCCGACCTCCGCTCCACATCGAGAACGCTCGGTGAGGTGAGCGACGGGCTACGTTCCCTCGACGTAGGTCAATGGCAGGGCCGTGCCGCGGAGGCTGAACATAAGCGACGAGAACGCCAATGCGAAGCGATCGACAGACAGATCAAACAACTGGATCCGATCGCCGAGGCACTGGAGACAGCAGCATCGTCGTTGAGCGATATCCAGGATGCTCAACGCCGCACAGTCGACAAAGCCCACCGGTGGCAGTTCGAGATCGGAGACTGGGGGTGGATCACCGACGTCGCAGGGTTCAATATCGATCCCCGGCGCCCGTTCGTGCGTGCTGGTCTCGCCGCGTCAGTAGTGTCGCTCACGTTCCGGCTGAATACGACCGATGGCAAGTTGGCGGCCAAGCTGTTGTGGCAGGACGGGCTGGGTGATCTCCGCGAACTGGGTGCGGGGATTCGCGATGGCGTGGAAGACGCCATCGACTGGACGGGGGATCGCATTGAAGACGGGCTCTCCTGGGCATCCGATCAGTGGGATGAGCACGTCCAGCCACGTATCGATGCTGCTGGCGCGGCTTGGGACCGGCTGAAGGATGGCATCGACAATCCTCCCCAGTGGTTTACGGATTGGGTTGAGGACGGAAAGCCCCCGTACATCTCGCAGGTGGGTGGCGAAGCCATCACCGTAGCGGCACGCGGAATTGGTATCATCGCTAACGCGATTACGGGTGAAGACCAGCACATTGCCGACGACGGACTGCCATGGACAGGTGATACGCGAGTGGCCGGTAAGGGCGAAATCGCCGGCATCAATGACCTCATGGACATCACTATGGATGCCTATAACCGGGGGGACGCTGATCGCAACTCGGTGACCGTGACGGCCGTGGTCGGCGCGGATGGCCAGGTTCGATACATTGCATCGATTCCAGGCACCGCGGAAAAGATGTTTACCAAGGCTGGTTGGGGAGGCGCGCCGTCGGGCCTGGACTGGTCCGCCAACTTCGCCCACATTGGGGAAGGACCGACTGCTGCGACGCAGGGTGCCGCCGACGCGGTCCAGCAAGCCATCCAGCAAGACATCGAGTACCGCCGCCAGCGCGGCTTGCCGGTGCCCGAGGGCAAGCCGGAACTCCTGCTCACTGGCCACTCGCAGGGCGGCATCATCGCTGGTCAGATGATCACTTCGTCGCATTATCTGGATGGCTATGACGTGAAAGGCATCGTGAGTGCTGGATCGCCCACGGAGACCCTCAACATGGACCGCAGCGTGCCCGTCACTAATTTCCAGACGCAGTACGATCCGATCCCGAGAGCCGATCTCGACGGCAGGCGCGTCAACGGCTCGGTCGATCCCACATCGAACGTTACGAACATCACCATGCCCCATTCGGGCCAGAATGGGCCGGGCGACTACTTGCCGACGTACACTCACCAACAGACCACCTATCAGCAAGATATTGCGACTCTCAGCAGCGGCCAGGGAAGTCCTGAGAATGTGGCGGCAGTGCGTCAACTCGATGAGCAATACCGCCACTTTCTGCACGGGGACACGACGACCTACAAGACGCAGTTCGGACGGGAGTACCGTTGA
- a CDS encoding adenosine deaminase, which yields MDMEQLKALPKVALHEHLDGGLRGQTVIDHLGDIGHEVPCMDANTLEDWFFEQADSGSLPSYLQTFDYTVAAMRNREHLIRVAKEAVEDLAADGVAYAELRWAPEQHVTRDLTLEQAVEAVRDGIADGVAAAQADGRTIVARQILTSMRHGEPTTDIAQLALDFRDDSVAGFDIAGAEDGFPCTRFAKAFEHLRRNNFPFTIHAGEDVGPKSVFEAVQICGARRIGHGVRIVEDIDLTAEQPVLGRLAQYVLDQQIMLEVCPTSNLQTGVADSIEDHPVGLLFDLGFNISINCDNRLMSGTSMSREFARVSEAFGWGVDDFERITVDALQASFLHHDEKLDLLERVILPGYGH from the coding sequence ATGGACATGGAACAGTTGAAGGCCTTGCCGAAGGTGGCCCTGCACGAGCACCTCGACGGTGGGCTGCGAGGGCAGACCGTCATTGATCACCTCGGCGACATCGGTCATGAGGTGCCCTGCATGGATGCCAACACCCTGGAAGACTGGTTCTTCGAGCAAGCAGACTCTGGCTCGCTGCCGTCCTACCTGCAGACCTTCGACTACACCGTCGCGGCCATGCGCAACCGCGAACACCTCATCCGCGTCGCGAAGGAGGCCGTCGAAGACCTGGCCGCCGACGGCGTCGCCTACGCGGAACTGCGGTGGGCGCCCGAGCAGCATGTCACGCGCGATCTCACGCTCGAGCAGGCCGTCGAGGCAGTACGCGACGGTATCGCCGACGGCGTCGCTGCGGCCCAGGCCGACGGGCGCACCATTGTCGCGCGGCAGATCCTTACCTCGATGCGCCACGGCGAACCGACGACCGACATCGCCCAGCTCGCCCTCGATTTCCGCGACGATTCTGTCGCTGGCTTCGACATCGCAGGCGCCGAGGACGGCTTCCCCTGCACCCGCTTCGCGAAGGCCTTCGAGCACCTGCGTCGAAACAACTTCCCCTTCACCATCCATGCGGGCGAGGATGTTGGCCCGAAGTCGGTGTTCGAGGCGGTCCAAATCTGCGGGGCGCGCCGCATCGGCCACGGCGTACGCATCGTCGAAGACATCGACCTCACCGCTGAACAGCCCGTGCTGGGGCGCCTCGCGCAGTACGTGCTCGACCAGCAAATCATGCTCGAGGTGTGCCCCACATCGAACCTGCAGACGGGCGTTGCCGACTCCATCGAAGATCACCCCGTCGGGTTGCTGTTCGACCTGGGCTTCAACATCTCCATCAACTGCGACAACCGCCTTATGTCCGGCACGTCCATGAGCCGCGAGTTCGCCCGCGTCTCCGAAGCCTTCGGATGGGGCGTGGACGACTTCGAGCGCATCACCGTCGACGCACTCCAGGCGTCGTTCCTGCACCACGACGAGAAGCTTGACCTGCTCGAGCGCGTCATCCTCCCCGGCTATGGCCACTGA